From Nitrosopumilus zosterae, the proteins below share one genomic window:
- a CDS encoding ATP-binding protein has protein sequence MPVGIIPDISEQMCIGCALCVEICTTLGPDVLRVKPVEGWKRGKAFVFYPERCISDGACIGVCPTKAIFWMRPMDFTVGQPVPLYKNSVFVKGWTELID, from the coding sequence ATGCCAGTAGGAATTATTCCAGACATCAGCGAACAAATGTGTATCGGATGTGCACTATGTGTAGAAATCTGTACAACATTAGGCCCAGATGTCCTTAGAGTAAAACCAGTTGAAGGCTGGAAGAGAGGTAAAGCATTTGTTTTCTACCCAGAAAGATGTATTTCTGATGGTGCATGCATCGGTGTATGCCCAACAAAAGCAATCTTTTGGATGAGACCAATGGACTTTACTGTTGGACAACCAGTTCCACTCTACAAGAATTCAGTCTTCGTCAAAGGTTGGACCGAATTAATCGATTAG